A window of Acidobacteriota bacterium genomic DNA:
GACTTGTTGACTTCCGCGAATCTCATCCCCTAGAATCTCCGGGCCTCAGAGCGGCAGCGCCTGCACGGAGTTCCAGGGAGGTCGGCGGGATGATCAAGGCGGATATCATCAACCAGGTCTCAAAGATAGCCGACATCACGCGCGTGAAGGCGGACGATGCCGTCGAGGCGGTTCTCAACGCCATGAAGGAATCGATGCGGCGCGGCGAACGGATCGAGCTGCGCGGCTTCGGCGTCTTCCAGGTGAAGCCGCGCAAGAAGGGAATCGGCCGCAACCCGCGCACGGGTCGTGAGGTCAAGATCCCCCCCGGCCGCACGATTCGGTTCAAGCCCGGCAAGAACCTGCGCAAC
This region includes:
- a CDS encoding integration host factor subunit beta — protein: MIKADIINQVSKIADITRVKADDAVEAVLNAMKESMRRGERIELRGFGVFQVKPRKKGIGRNPRTGREVKIPPGRTIRFKPGKNLRNLA